ACGATAAAAAAAGGAGATTTTGATATTCTCGTGACAACCGTAGCTTTTGCTAGGTCTAAAATAGAATTAGTGGAAGGAAAGAACTACCATCTTGTTTTCGTCGATGACGTAGATGCTGTTCTTAGGAGTGGTAAGAGCATAAGTGCAGTCCTCCGAATAGTAGGGTTCCCTGTGGAAGTCCAGGAGAAAGGTTTAGAGTTATATTATACTAGGAGGAGGATAGTATTCCTATCGTCCCGTAATGGAGACCTGGAGGAGATAGCTAGACTGGAAAAGAAAGCTGGGAACCTAGAGAATTACATTGAAAAGTATAGGAGGAGAGCTAGTAGCCTTATGGTTAGTAGTGCTACTGGGCGGCCGAGGGGTGTTAAAGCAAAACTATTCAGATTTCTTCTAGGATTCGAAGTAGGTGGGCGGGGAGATATTGGAGTAAGAAGAATAATAGATACCTTCACAATCCCTAAAGAAAAAGAATACAGCGATGATGCAGTTATTAGCATCGTTAAAAAGTTAGGGGTTGGTGGACTTGTCTTTGTCCCCATCGATAAGGGAGTAAGTTATAGTGAGGAACTCGTTGAAAAAATGAAGCAACAAGGCATCCAGGCTGAAGCATTCCACGCTAAGAAGAACATTTCCTTACTGGAGAAGTTCGAGGAAGGTGAGATAGATGTACTAGTAGGCGTAGCCAATTATTATGGAGTCCTGGTACGAGGTCTAGATATGCCTTGGAGGGTAAAATATGCTGTTTTCGCCGGGGTTCCTAGAATGAAGTTCTCGGCGAAAATAGAGGAGCCGCATCCGTTGAGAATAGCTCGATTGCTTGGTTTAGTAGCAGAGGTTTTAGAGGGAGACTTGAAAGAGGAGGCAATGAGGTATCTAGCGGCTCTAAGAAGAGTTATAAGAAGGCTAAGCCCAGCTGCTCTCCAGATTATAACAGAGAAACTTATAGAGGGAGATGAAGGGCTACCAGGTAGTCTTGAGAGAATAGTCATAAGATCACTAGCTTTCCTTAGGCAAGCCTTCTCATCTAAAGATGTATGGGAGAAACTCAGGGAAAAAGGTGATGTAGGCATTGTTGAGGAAGAAGGTGGACTTTACCTCCTTATACCCGATCCGTACACTTATCTGCAAGCCAGCGGTAGAACTAGTAGACTCTATGCTGGAGGTATAACACTAGGATTAAGCATAGTCGTTGTAGATGACATTCGGGTCTTCAGAGGGCTTGAATCTAGGATAAAATACATGATTGATACTGAATGGGTCTCACTGGAATCACTCGACCTAGAGGATATTAAGAAGAAACTAGGGGACGAGAGAGCTAGGATCAGGACGCTTAGGAAAGTAGGTAGTAGAGAAGACCTAGTCAAGACTGCTCTATTAATAGTTGAGAGCCCGAATAAAGCTAGAACAATAGCTTCCTTTTTCGGCAAACCAAGTATGAGGGAACTACCAAATGGGTTAAGAGCATATGAGGTTTCGACAGGCGATTACATCCTCACAATAACAGCAAGCGGTGGACATGTTTACGATTTAATCGTTGACCAGCCAATCGAGGATGATTTGCAAAGTAAGCTTGATGTGGAGGAAACAATGCATGGGGTATTTAAAACAAGAGATAACAGATTCATACCCGTATATACGACGATTAAAAGATGCGTTAGAAGCGGGATGCAGACAACGAAAGAAGTAAATGAATGCCCGCCAGTTCAAGGTCTACCTGATACCTTCAAGAATAGCTTGAAGGTTGTAGGAGACTTGAGGAGGCTCGCTTGGGAAGCTGATATAGTTTTGCTAGGAACAGACCCAGATACGGAAGGTGAAAAAATAAGCCGGGATCTTTATCTTCTAATCAGACCTTACAGCCAAAGGATTGAGAGATTGGAGTTCCACGAAGTTACAAAGAGAGCCATAATGAGAGCTCTGAAGGAATTAAGGAAGATAGATGAGAACTTAGTGAACGCTCAAATGGTTAGAAGATTAGAAGACAGGTGGATAGGTTTTACTCTTAGCCCAAGACTATGGTATGAGTTCTGGCCTAAGTATTGTAAAGACCTTGAGATGGAAGCTAAGGGAGAGAAATCCAAGAATAGGGAAACTAATGACCTCAAAATATGTAGGAGATTCAAATTCTATATGAACCTTAGTGCTGGGAGGGTTCAGACACCTACCCTAGGTTGGATCGTTGCCAGAACGAAGGAATACGAGTCTAGCATCACCACACGGTACACCATAGAGTTCGCAGACGGGAAAGGTAGGTTATGGATTTATGGAAACGAGGCCCCGGGAATGGTTCCCAGTATATTGAGGAGTAAGGAACCGTTAAAGATAAAGGTAAATGCCGTTGAAGAGGAGGAGAGAACGGTAAATCCGCCACCTTCATTCACCACTGACGAAATGATTACAGAGGCATCCAAACGCTTAAGGCTTACTGCTCCTCGGATAATGAGGCTTGCCCAGAACTTGTTCGAGCTAGGTTTAATAACATATCATAGAACGGATAGCCATAGGATTAGCGATAAAGGAAAACAGATAGCAAAGGATTACTTGGAGGAGAAGTATGGTGAAGGCAGACTCCCCGAAGTGTATCAGCCTCGCAGCTGGGGCGATGGAGGCGCTCATGAGGCTATAAGGCCAACGAGGCCCCTCGACATGGAAACTCTCCGGAACCTTATTGAGGAGGGGTTCATTGAACTAGCTGCAGAGTTGACATGGAACCATTACAGACTATACGACCTGGTTTTCCGAAGATTCATAGCAAGTCAAATGAAGCCGGCTAAGGTGGTATACCGGGAATACCAGTACCTGTTAAATGGTATTCTACTAAAAGAGGAGGAGCATCCGTATAAGACTATAGAGCTTGGTTTCTTAGATGCATACCCGGAAATCAGACCGGTCGGCCTTGAAGAAGGAGAGTATAGTGTTGAAAAAATAGACGCAACTAGGGTAAGCCGGGTGCCATTGTACAATGATGGTGAAGTAGTTAGATTAATGAAGGAACGTGGAATAGGAAGGCCTAGTACTTATGCTAAGATAA
This genomic interval from Candidatus Tiamatella incendiivivens contains the following:
- the rgy gene encoding reverse gyrase codes for the protein MDNISSIYRYACPNCGGPIDDYRLELGVPCDKCLPVLPESISREQVYKMLVKNGRLSRDYEILHKQWRLTKKFEVFFEKAVGSKPWGAQRTWARRLARRDSFSIIAPTGVGKTTFGLVYSVFLACRKHGKSYVILPTTPLVVQALKKLHSLMESANCHVRVAYYHSRMKKSEKEKMLDTIKKGDFDILVTTVAFARSKIELVEGKNYHLVFVDDVDAVLRSGKSISAVLRIVGFPVEVQEKGLELYYTRRRIVFLSSRNGDLEEIARLEKKAGNLENYIEKYRRRASSLMVSSATGRPRGVKAKLFRFLLGFEVGGRGDIGVRRIIDTFTIPKEKEYSDDAVISIVKKLGVGGLVFVPIDKGVSYSEELVEKMKQQGIQAEAFHAKKNISLLEKFEEGEIDVLVGVANYYGVLVRGLDMPWRVKYAVFAGVPRMKFSAKIEEPHPLRIARLLGLVAEVLEGDLKEEAMRYLAALRRVIRRLSPAALQIITEKLIEGDEGLPGSLERIVIRSLAFLRQAFSSKDVWEKLREKGDVGIVEEEGGLYLLIPDPYTYLQASGRTSRLYAGGITLGLSIVVVDDIRVFRGLESRIKYMIDTEWVSLESLDLEDIKKKLGDERARIRTLRKVGSREDLVKTALLIVESPNKARTIASFFGKPSMRELPNGLRAYEVSTGDYILTITASGGHVYDLIVDQPIEDDLQSKLDVEETMHGVFKTRDNRFIPVYTTIKRCVRSGMQTTKEVNECPPVQGLPDTFKNSLKVVGDLRRLAWEADIVLLGTDPDTEGEKISRDLYLLIRPYSQRIERLEFHEVTKRAIMRALKELRKIDENLVNAQMVRRLEDRWIGFTLSPRLWYEFWPKYCKDLEMEAKGEKSKNRETNDLKICRRFKFYMNLSAGRVQTPTLGWIVARTKEYESSITTRYTIEFADGKGRLWIYGNEAPGMVPSILRSKEPLKIKVNAVEEEERTVNPPPSFTTDEMITEASKRLRLTAPRIMRLAQNLFELGLITYHRTDSHRISDKGKQIAKDYLEEKYGEGRLPEVYQPRSWGDGGAHEAIRPTRPLDMETLRNLIEEGFIELAAELTWNHYRLYDLVFRRFIASQMKPAKVVYREYQYLLNGILLKEEEHPYKTIELGFLDAYPEIRPVGLEEGEYSVEKIDATRVSRVPLYNDGEVVRLMKERGIGRPSTYAKIIDTLVKRRYVYVIPKTGQLIATKRGDSVYRYLMNRFSKLVSEERTRIVEEKMKMVEEGKADRNNVLSEVYEEIKPIDAENRRRKWTAEKAAAMVEEGLGNL